In the genome of Hyphomonas sp. Mor2, one region contains:
- a CDS encoding efflux RND transporter permease subunit, whose amino-acid sequence MNVAEWSIRNPMLCSIAMIIALLGGWLAFENMARFEDPEFTIRVAKVITNYPGASPEEVMNEVTEPLETALQQLPEVESVNSVSSAGVSDINVEIRYAYSTTKSDLQVVWTKVRNKIKDAERDLPPGASTPVVNDDFGDVYGIYYLLTGEGYTPTDLYEYAKELRRDLLLVDGVAKVGIVGEQEEVIYVEISRERAASLGVSLNQVYDTLSQQNTVASAGDVLIGDERIEVHPTGDIRSVEAIQALYIGDQRTGGVARLGDIADVTRGYRDPVPLYLRFDGEPALGIAISNLSGVNVVKMGEAVDAKLAELESLRPGGMILHEYYHQGKVVDASIVAFAWNVISALAIVFVTLLIFMGFRSGLVMGATVLLTMAATLLIMWVAGIPMHRISLGALVISLGMLVDNGVVITDGILVGIQKGRKKIDVAVEVTRKNLKPLLGGTLVGIIAFAPIGFAPGDTAEFTNSLFWVVLIALGLSWVLAFTLTPLFCYWAFPEATGSNADKDQPEGRFMVWYKSLIRAVLSQKTLSLIATVGVFALAIWGFRFVQSGFFPASTSPQIVLDYFLPEGTDIERTRADMLSLEEYVSGIDGIEHVQTTVGGGTLRYMLTYEVGSNNPAYGQLLMRTSDYRRNDELIAQIQAFADDNYPDAQSKVWKFRLGPGGGSKIEATFSGPDPAVLRDLADQAKRIMASDTRAVLIKDDWRRPVPILQPIYSQNKGERVGISRKDVADALAENFSGLQRGVYREGDTLIPIISRAPKDERTDTWDLVSIQILSPTTQQPVPLAQVIDDGEVIWRDARLLRTDRVLSIKAQADPAVGELADALFSRLRPQIEAIELPPGYTFKWDGEFGSSSEAQSNLASTIPLGLLAMVLVVVVLFNAIRQPIVIWSIVPLALVGVVFGLSITQTPLEFMGILGLLSLSGLLIQNSLVLVDSTDELIASGMPRFDALVESAASRLRPVTMGAFTTVLGILPLYFDAFFKSMTVVLAFGLSFATLITLLVTPVLYALLFGIHKDETAAPPPAVEPDSEELAPA is encoded by the coding sequence ATGAACGTTGCAGAATGGTCCATTCGGAATCCGATGCTGTGCAGCATCGCGATGATTATTGCGCTCTTGGGCGGATGGCTCGCCTTCGAGAATATGGCGCGTTTTGAAGATCCGGAATTCACCATCCGGGTGGCGAAAGTGATCACGAATTATCCGGGTGCGTCGCCTGAAGAGGTGATGAATGAGGTAACCGAGCCGCTCGAAACGGCCTTGCAGCAATTGCCGGAGGTTGAATCAGTCAACTCGGTCTCCTCTGCTGGCGTATCCGATATCAACGTCGAAATTCGCTATGCCTATTCAACGACAAAGTCAGACCTGCAGGTGGTCTGGACCAAAGTTCGGAATAAGATCAAGGACGCCGAACGCGATCTGCCGCCGGGAGCCAGCACGCCCGTGGTCAATGATGATTTCGGCGACGTCTATGGCATCTACTATCTGCTGACCGGCGAAGGATACACGCCGACAGACTTGTATGAATACGCCAAGGAATTGCGCCGCGATCTGCTCTTGGTGGATGGCGTGGCGAAGGTCGGAATTGTGGGCGAGCAGGAGGAGGTCATCTATGTCGAGATCTCTCGCGAGCGCGCGGCGTCCCTCGGCGTGTCTCTGAACCAGGTCTATGACACGCTGTCTCAACAGAACACGGTGGCCAGCGCCGGAGATGTGCTGATCGGCGATGAGCGCATCGAGGTCCACCCCACCGGAGACATCAGATCCGTCGAAGCGATCCAGGCGTTGTATATTGGTGACCAGCGAACAGGCGGGGTCGCGCGGCTCGGCGACATTGCCGATGTGACGCGCGGCTATCGCGATCCGGTTCCGCTTTACCTGCGGTTTGACGGCGAACCGGCTCTCGGCATCGCCATTTCGAATCTTTCCGGTGTGAATGTCGTGAAAATGGGGGAGGCGGTCGACGCCAAGCTGGCGGAGCTGGAATCCTTGCGCCCGGGTGGAATGATCCTGCACGAGTATTATCACCAGGGCAAAGTGGTCGATGCGTCCATTGTGGCGTTCGCCTGGAATGTCATTTCAGCGCTGGCCATCGTCTTTGTGACCTTGCTCATCTTCATGGGCTTTCGATCCGGTCTGGTCATGGGGGCAACCGTGTTGCTGACCATGGCGGCGACATTGCTGATCATGTGGGTGGCAGGGATTCCCATGCACCGGATCTCGCTCGGCGCACTGGTCATTTCGCTGGGCATGCTGGTCGATAATGGGGTTGTGATTACCGATGGCATTCTGGTCGGCATTCAAAAGGGGCGCAAGAAAATCGATGTGGCCGTCGAGGTCACACGGAAGAATCTCAAACCGCTGCTGGGGGGAACTCTTGTCGGCATCATCGCTTTTGCACCCATTGGCTTCGCGCCCGGTGATACGGCTGAGTTTACCAATTCCCTGTTCTGGGTCGTCCTGATCGCCCTCGGCTTGAGCTGGGTATTGGCCTTCACGCTGACGCCGCTCTTCTGCTATTGGGCATTTCCTGAAGCGACAGGTTCGAATGCCGACAAAGACCAGCCCGAGGGGCGCTTCATGGTCTGGTACAAGAGCCTGATCCGAGCTGTGCTCAGTCAGAAAACGTTGTCTCTGATCGCAACCGTCGGTGTGTTCGCGCTCGCCATCTGGGGATTCCGTTTTGTGCAGTCGGGCTTTTTCCCAGCCTCGACCTCGCCGCAAATCGTGCTCGATTACTTCCTGCCCGAAGGGACCGATATCGAGCGAACGCGCGCCGATATGCTGTCGCTTGAAGAGTATGTCAGCGGTATAGACGGCATTGAGCACGTACAGACCACGGTTGGTGGCGGCACGCTGCGATACATGCTGACCTATGAAGTCGGTTCCAACAATCCGGCCTATGGTCAGCTCTTGATGCGCACCTCTGACTATCGCCGCAATGATGAACTGATTGCGCAAATCCAGGCCTTCGCAGACGATAACTATCCAGATGCGCAATCCAAGGTGTGGAAGTTCAGACTTGGCCCAGGCGGCGGTTCGAAAATCGAAGCAACCTTCTCCGGGCCCGATCCAGCCGTGCTTCGGGACCTCGCCGATCAGGCCAAGCGGATCATGGCCTCCGACACCAGAGCGGTTTTGATCAAGGATGACTGGCGCCGCCCGGTGCCGATTCTGCAACCCATATATTCCCAGAACAAAGGGGAGCGTGTGGGGATTTCGAGAAAGGATGTCGCCGATGCGCTGGCTGAGAATTTCAGCGGCCTGCAGCGCGGAGTTTATCGCGAAGGCGACACGCTGATCCCGATCATTTCACGCGCGCCCAAGGATGAGCGAACCGATACCTGGGATCTCGTCTCAATTCAGATCCTCAGTCCCACTACGCAGCAACCCGTCCCACTGGCGCAGGTCATTGATGATGGTGAGGTGATCTGGCGCGACGCACGGCTATTGCGGACCGATCGGGTTCTATCGATCAAGGCGCAGGCCGATCCGGCGGTTGGCGAATTGGCTGATGCCTTGTTCTCCCGCCTGCGCCCTCAGATTGAGGCGATCGAGCTGCCGCCCGGATATACTTTCAAATGGGATGGCGAATTCGGCTCCTCGAGCGAGGCGCAATCCAATCTGGCGAGTACGATCCCGCTCGGCTTGCTGGCCATGGTCCTGGTTGTGGTCGTGCTGTTCAATGCGATCCGCCAGCCTATCGTGATCTGGTCGATCGTCCCGCTCGCGCTTGTCGGCGTCGTCTTCGGGCTGTCGATTACCCAGACGCCGCTCGAGTTCATGGGCATTCTTGGTCTGCTATCGCTCTCCGGTTTGTTGATTCAGAACTCGCTTGTTCTCGTCGACTCGACGGACGAACTGATCGCTTCTGGGATGCCGCGCTTTGATGCGCTGGTGGAATCCGCTGCGAGCCGGCTGCGACCGGTGACCATGGGCGCGTTCACGACCGTGCTTGGCATTCTGCCGCTCTATTTTGACGCCTTCTTCAAATCGATGACGGTGGTCCTCGCCTTTGGTCTGTCATTCGCGACCCTGATTACGCTGCTCGTCACGCCGGTCCTTTACGCTTTGCTGTTTGGGATCCACAAAGACGAGACCGCGGCGCCGCCGCCTGCGGTTGAGCCAGACTCAGAGGAGCTCGCCCCCGCATGA
- a CDS encoding efflux RND transporter periplasmic adaptor subunit encodes MKRTYFIGALLGAMALNACSGPTPEVEETIKERPAKLTVATQATMQRNLTFPAVIRAVESADLTFQIAGEIQELNVLEGQIVERGDVIARLDSRNNQNQVAQAQAEYNNAVAEFERAERLAEQDAISRSVLETRRTTRDIAAAALDNARKSLSDTVLRAPFDGSISLVSARRFQNVQAKESIATIQTQEVEAVVNMPSTIIARIPQLIPVGVNVRLDGAPNTPIQAEFREAAGTADPETQTYEVSFSFSPPEGLLTLPGMTATVDTELDFSGATDIFEQGISVPLTAILAEGGETFVWVVDPDSYEISKQRVSLSTEGAETVTVVEGLQGGELVIAAGVTFFNEGMTVRPWQPR; translated from the coding sequence ATGAAACGAACCTACTTTATTGGCGCTTTGTTGGGCGCGATGGCGCTGAATGCCTGTTCCGGACCCACTCCAGAGGTCGAAGAGACGATCAAGGAACGCCCGGCCAAACTCACGGTCGCCACGCAGGCCACGATGCAGCGGAATTTGACTTTCCCAGCTGTCATTCGGGCGGTTGAATCAGCTGATCTGACCTTTCAGATCGCTGGCGAGATCCAGGAACTGAATGTCCTGGAAGGACAAATCGTCGAACGCGGTGATGTGATCGCGCGGCTGGATAGCCGAAACAATCAGAATCAGGTTGCCCAGGCACAAGCTGAATACAACAATGCCGTGGCTGAGTTCGAACGGGCCGAGCGGCTGGCCGAACAGGACGCCATTTCCCGCAGCGTCCTGGAAACCCGCCGCACCACGCGCGATATCGCCGCGGCGGCGCTGGATAATGCCAGAAAAAGCCTCAGCGACACCGTTCTGCGCGCGCCATTCGATGGCTCGATTTCGCTGGTCTCGGCGCGGCGCTTTCAGAATGTCCAGGCCAAGGAATCTATTGCGACCATCCAGACCCAGGAGGTCGAAGCGGTGGTGAACATGCCCAGCACGATCATTGCGCGGATCCCGCAACTGATCCCGGTCGGCGTCAATGTCCGACTCGATGGCGCCCCGAACACGCCGATTCAGGCGGAGTTCCGCGAAGCCGCGGGTACCGCGGATCCAGAAACACAAACCTATGAAGTGAGTTTTTCCTTCTCTCCGCCAGAGGGGTTGCTCACATTGCCGGGGATGACGGCGACCGTAGATACCGAACTCGATTTCAGCGGCGCAACCGATATTTTTGAGCAAGGCATATCCGTGCCTTTGACGGCCATCCTTGCAGAAGGTGGCGAAACGTTCGTCTGGGTTGTGGATCCTGACAGCTACGAAATCTCCAAGCAGCGGGTCTCGCTCAGCACGGAAGGTGCCGAGACGGTCACGGTTGTCGAAGGCCTGCAGGGCGGCGAACTTGTCATCGCGGCTGGCGTGACCTTCTTCAATGAAGGGATGACCGTTCGCCCCTGGCAACCGCGCTGA
- a CDS encoding class I SAM-dependent methyltransferase, protein MKANLQRRIQRYGWDKAVDYYDIGWRDSLRAAQDKLLAMSKAKLGEHVLDIACGTGLVTFPLADAVGTAGRVVATDISQKMIDHVTQGASQRGYTQIEAFRADAESLDVLEDGQFDLITCALGLMYVPEPLAAMKQVTRLLKPGGRAVFAVWGARKNCGWADIFPIVDARVETDVCPMFFRLGTGSVMAMEMQQAGLSSIEEVRFQTDLPYATEQAAVEAAFVGGPVALAYDRFDADTRASAHAEYLDSIEQFRSPHGYRIPGEFVICSGVRTFA, encoded by the coding sequence ATGAAAGCCAATCTTCAAAGACGCATTCAACGCTATGGCTGGGACAAGGCCGTGGACTATTATGATATCGGCTGGCGCGACAGCCTGCGCGCGGCGCAAGACAAGCTCCTGGCCATGTCGAAAGCAAAACTGGGTGAGCACGTGCTCGATATTGCTTGTGGCACTGGGCTGGTCACGTTCCCTCTGGCGGATGCCGTCGGCACGGCGGGCCGCGTCGTCGCCACGGATATCTCGCAAAAGATGATCGATCACGTGACCCAGGGCGCAAGCCAGAGAGGCTACACGCAGATTGAAGCTTTTCGGGCCGATGCGGAATCCCTGGACGTGCTGGAGGACGGCCAGTTTGATCTCATCACCTGCGCGCTCGGCTTGATGTATGTGCCCGAACCGCTCGCTGCGATGAAGCAGGTGACCCGTTTGCTCAAGCCCGGCGGACGTGCCGTCTTTGCCGTCTGGGGCGCGCGCAAGAATTGCGGCTGGGCCGATATCTTCCCGATCGTCGATGCGCGGGTCGAGACGGATGTCTGTCCGATGTTCTTCCGCCTTGGTACAGGCAGCGTCATGGCCATGGAAATGCAACAGGCTGGCTTGTCCTCTATCGAGGAGGTGCGTTTTCAGACCGATCTGCCCTACGCGACCGAACAAGCGGCCGTGGAAGCGGCTTTTGTCGGTGGTCCGGTGGCGCTCGCCTATGACCGGTTCGATGCCGACACCCGCGCGTCCGCCCATGCGGAGTATCTGGACTCGATCGAACAATTTCGGTCCCCTCACGGATATCGGATCCCGGGCGAGTTTGTGATCTGCAGCGGCGTGCGCACCTTTGCCTGA
- a CDS encoding OsmC family protein, translating to MTTQTHIKSALERSVQAVSLKPALGQRVYTNIATVEHGTICRTVEKDQEITVDVGKGMGGQDAGPTPSTLLRTALSSCIAIGIKLWASREDVLIDKITVAVDTDVDARGILAVSDDVTPGFGAISIAISVESDAEADAIERVIEKSFRYSTLLDVFCKPQAVETAITINAPIAA from the coding sequence ATGACCACACAAACCCACATCAAATCAGCGCTCGAACGCTCTGTTCAAGCTGTTTCGTTGAAGCCTGCTCTCGGCCAGCGCGTCTATACCAACATCGCCACGGTCGAACACGGCACGATCTGCCGGACGGTCGAAAAGGATCAGGAGATCACCGTCGATGTCGGTAAGGGCATGGGCGGACAGGATGCTGGACCGACCCCGAGCACCCTCTTGCGGACCGCCTTGAGCAGCTGCATCGCCATAGGGATCAAACTCTGGGCATCGCGCGAAGACGTGCTGATCGACAAGATCACCGTGGCGGTCGACACCGATGTAGACGCGCGGGGCATCCTCGCCGTCAGCGACGACGTCACGCCGGGCTTTGGCGCGATTTCAATCGCGATCTCGGTGGAGTCTGACGCAGAGGCGGATGCGATCGAGCGCGTGATCGAGAAATCCTTTCGATACAGCACCTTGTTGGACGTGTTCTGCAAACCGCAGGCGGTCGAAACAGCGATCACCATCAATGCCCCCATCGCGGCCTAA
- a CDS encoding NAD(P)-binding domain-containing protein: MRDISTLIIGAGQAGLAMSHCLSQRSIEHVLLERGQVANSWRTERWDSLRLLTPNWQSRLPGYTYTGDQPDGFRSMPQTIDFLSGYAQQIAAPIETETTVLSVDAIANGYLVKTNRGDWTCRSVVIASGACNIARVPACAAELPADITSITPLTYRNPDQLPGGNVLVVGASATGVQLASELQRSGRQVTLATGEHVRVPRTYRGRDIKWWMDQTGIMDMTLAEVDDVRRARHVPSLQLIGSPTHETISLNSLQSIGVQIAGRVMGLSGDKVQFSGSLPNVCSLADLKMNRLLKQIDEWIEAVAPDGVTEPSYRLRETRVPRDPLLQLDLKEAGIETVIWATGFKPDYSWLNVPVVTPRGELRHQGGVVDAPGMYVLGLPFLRRRKSSLIDGVGDDARDLAIHLSAYLNGVLAEAA, from the coding sequence ATGCGTGACATTTCTACCCTCATCATCGGAGCAGGACAGGCAGGCCTGGCCATGAGCCACTGCCTCAGCCAACGGTCTATCGAGCATGTCCTGCTCGAGCGCGGCCAGGTGGCAAATTCCTGGAGAACCGAGCGCTGGGACTCGCTCCGCCTTTTGACCCCAAACTGGCAGAGCCGGTTGCCGGGCTACACCTATACAGGCGACCAGCCTGACGGCTTCCGCTCGATGCCGCAAACAATAGATTTCCTGTCTGGTTATGCGCAGCAGATTGCGGCGCCGATTGAAACCGAGACCACGGTCCTCAGCGTCGACGCGATCGCAAACGGCTATCTCGTCAAAACCAATCGCGGAGACTGGACCTGCCGATCCGTCGTCATCGCTTCCGGCGCCTGCAATATCGCCCGGGTTCCGGCCTGCGCTGCGGAGTTGCCCGCGGATATCACCTCCATCACCCCGCTCACCTATCGCAATCCAGACCAGCTGCCCGGGGGCAATGTTCTCGTCGTGGGCGCCTCAGCAACGGGTGTTCAGCTGGCCAGTGAACTGCAACGTTCTGGCCGACAGGTCACGCTTGCCACTGGCGAACATGTCCGCGTGCCGCGTACCTATCGCGGCCGCGATATCAAATGGTGGATGGATCAAACCGGCATCATGGACATGACGCTGGCCGAAGTCGACGATGTCAGACGCGCCAGACACGTGCCCTCCCTGCAACTGATCGGCAGCCCCACGCACGAGACGATCAGCCTCAATTCCCTGCAATCCATCGGCGTTCAGATCGCCGGACGCGTTATGGGCCTGTCGGGTGACAAGGTTCAGTTCTCCGGCTCGCTGCCAAATGTCTGCAGCCTCGCGGATCTGAAGATGAACCGCTTGCTGAAACAGATAGATGAATGGATCGAGGCGGTGGCGCCTGACGGCGTCACAGAACCGAGCTATCGCCTGCGGGAAACGCGCGTGCCGCGTGATCCGCTCCTGCAGCTTGACCTGAAAGAGGCCGGTATCGAGACGGTTATCTGGGCGACCGGGTTCAAGCCGGACTATTCCTGGCTCAACGTCCCGGTCGTCACACCGCGCGGAGAGCTTCGCCATCAAGGCGGCGTCGTCGACGCGCCCGGAATGTATGTCCTCGGCTTGCCCTTCCTGCGTCGCCGCAAGTCCAGCCTGATCGATGGCGTCGGCGATGATGCCCGCGATCTCGCTATTCACCTTTCTGCCTATCTCAACGGTGTGCTCGCAGAAGCCGCCTGA
- a CDS encoding OsmC family protein: MTQTQTAPEQLNGVNVAALLGAREALENAPEAAAFTWKATSEWKDGAHTRMEMNGFFGLGEDHARSKTFTIDSDHPEVFAATDVAPTPVEIVLSGLAGCLTAGIASVAENRGIKLRSVKASLEGDMNLYGILGVDSNVRNGFNAVRVSYEIDADASDDDIAALVAQSQKRSAVFDIITNPTNVFVTVA, encoded by the coding sequence ATGACACAGACACAAACCGCCCCTGAGCAACTGAACGGCGTCAACGTCGCCGCCCTTCTTGGCGCCCGCGAGGCCCTCGAAAACGCCCCGGAAGCCGCCGCGTTCACCTGGAAAGCGACCAGTGAATGGAAAGATGGCGCGCATACAAGAATGGAAATGAACGGCTTCTTCGGCCTCGGCGAAGACCATGCACGCAGCAAGACGTTCACCATCGATTCCGACCATCCGGAAGTGTTCGCGGCCACCGATGTCGCGCCAACTCCTGTCGAGATCGTCTTGTCCGGCCTGGCCGGCTGCCTGACGGCCGGTATCGCATCTGTCGCTGAAAATCGCGGCATCAAGCTGCGTTCTGTCAAAGCCTCGCTTGAAGGCGACATGAACCTGTATGGCATTCTCGGCGTCGACAGCAATGTCCGCAACGGCTTCAACGCGGTTCGCGTCAGCTATGAAATCGATGCGGATGCCAGTGATGACGATATCGCCGCTCTGGTGGCGCAATCACAGAAGCGGTCGGCCGTTTTCGACATCATCACCAACCCAACCAACGTCTTCGTGACGGTGGCCTGA
- a CDS encoding alpha/beta fold hydrolase: MRYQFDEFDLCVETLELRNSTGLVSIEPQVFNLLVHLVEHRDRVISKDELIEAIWDGRFVSDSAVSSRIKSARKALGDDGQAQKYIKTLHGRGVRFVANVTASTASDDAPAATTEPVRGDEFVFQDIRFCHSHDGTKIAFARSGEGPPLIKTANWLNHLEYDWQSPVWNHVFTDMMKGRTLLRYDARGNGLSDWDVSDFSFERQVEDLEAVIDATGVDRFPLFGISQGCAVSVAYAVRHPERVTKLVLLGGYARGWRLADSAKMLEETEAMGTLIRSGWGRNNPAFRQMFTTLFMPDAPPQNQDWFNELQRMTTSPENAANLLDALGNVDVRSLLKDVQAQTLVVHCRGDMRVPLASGQELAAGIPGARFMTLESNNHVMPESDPAWAKFSSAMNAFLSQ, from the coding sequence ATGCGATACCAATTTGACGAGTTTGACCTGTGCGTTGAGACGCTCGAATTGCGCAATTCTACAGGATTGGTCTCAATCGAACCGCAGGTGTTCAATCTTCTCGTGCATCTGGTTGAGCATCGTGACCGAGTGATTTCCAAGGACGAATTGATCGAAGCCATCTGGGACGGCCGATTTGTATCGGACTCGGCTGTATCAAGCCGTATCAAGTCTGCGCGCAAGGCGCTGGGCGATGATGGTCAGGCGCAAAAGTATATAAAGACCTTGCACGGGCGTGGCGTTCGGTTCGTCGCGAATGTGACGGCCTCAACAGCAAGCGACGATGCGCCCGCTGCGACGACCGAGCCGGTCCGCGGAGACGAATTCGTGTTTCAGGACATTCGCTTCTGTCATAGCCATGACGGGACGAAGATCGCATTTGCCCGCTCAGGCGAGGGGCCGCCTTTGATCAAGACAGCCAATTGGCTCAATCATCTCGAATATGACTGGCAGAGCCCCGTTTGGAATCATGTCTTCACCGACATGATGAAAGGGCGGACTTTGCTACGCTATGATGCGCGTGGGAATGGATTGTCTGACTGGGATGTCAGCGACTTCTCGTTCGAACGCCAGGTTGAGGATCTAGAAGCTGTTATCGACGCGACGGGTGTGGATCGTTTTCCATTGTTCGGGATTTCCCAAGGGTGCGCCGTCAGTGTTGCGTATGCCGTGCGCCATCCCGAACGCGTCACTAAGCTTGTGCTGCTCGGCGGTTATGCGCGCGGCTGGCGGCTCGCAGACTCCGCGAAGATGCTGGAAGAAACCGAGGCGATGGGAACGCTCATTCGCTCCGGTTGGGGACGAAACAATCCTGCCTTCAGGCAGATGTTCACCACATTATTCATGCCGGATGCGCCGCCTCAGAACCAGGATTGGTTTAATGAGCTTCAGCGCATGACGACATCGCCGGAGAACGCGGCGAACTTGTTGGACGCACTTGGCAATGTCGATGTGCGGTCCTTGCTGAAAGATGTCCAAGCGCAAACCTTGGTGGTGCATTGCCGCGGTGACATGCGGGTGCCGCTCGCGTCCGGGCAGGAGCTTGCTGCCGGTATACCGGGGGCCAGGTTCATGACCCTGGAGAGCAACAATCATGTTATGCCCGAATCCGATCCGGCCTGGGCGAAATTCTCCTCGGCGATGAACGCTTTTCTGAGCCAATAA